The Longimicrobiaceae bacterium DNA segment GCGAACTGGAAGCTCCACGCGGGCCGCAGGTTCCGGACGTTGCCGGTGTTGATCTGGTCGAGCGTGCTGTAGCGCTGTCCGTCGTACGCACCGTAGTACGTCAGCCAGTTCTGTGGCTCCGCGCGCGCGTTGCGGATGCGATCGCTCGTCACGCTGCCCGCGACGGGCGGCGCGGAGCCCACCATCGCCTCGTTCAGCGCGCTCATCGGCTTGCTGGTCTCCGTGACGGGCCACTGCGGGAGGGAGCGGGCGCACGCGGCGCCTCCGAGCGCCAGGAGCGCGACGGCCGCGGCCCGGTGCCCACTGCGAATCTCGATCATGGACGGGTTCTCCTCAGGGCCTGGGCTGCCGTGGACGGTCCAGCTTCGCTTCCGGGGGCACCTCGCCTTCGACGATCACCAGCCCCAGCATCCCCCGTCCCGCGTGGTTGGCGATGGGACAGCCGAACCAGTAGAGCCCCGGCTGCTCCAGCCGGATGCGGGCCTTTCCGCGCGTGTTGATCGGCAGCACCAGCGCGTGCCGGTCACCTTCGTTGGGCAGGAACGCCGCGTGGTAGGAGAAGGGGTCCTCGTTGTAGAAGTCCAGCTCCAGCTCGCCGCCCCGCTTCATGACGATGATCGCCGGGTACCACATGTACTCGCCGGGCGGGACGCGGACCACGTCCCGGAAGACCCCGTCGCGACCCAGCTCGGCGTGCGACAGCCCCCCGTGGGCGAAGAGCCGGGCCACCATGGCCTCGTTCTGGTCGTCCACGCGCGGGAAGTAGTTCACCAGGCGCACGACGCGGGGGTTGAGCTGCTTGAGAACGCTGGGCCGGAGGAGCCCCACGTACTCGCAGCCCGCAAGGGGAACGGCGAGCGCGGCCAGGAGGGCGAAGCGCACGAGAGGTCTCATGCTCCCACCTCGAGATAAGGAAGGTGACGTGCGCCGGGTCGGGATGGCCCGAGCGGGATTCGCCGGGCATCAACAAGTATGCCAACCGAACGCCTGTTTTATGCGCGAGGATTCCCGCAACCTCCACCCCGCCGAATTTCCGGAGCCGCTACGGAGCCTGTTCCGCCGCGGGGCGCCCGGAGAGCGAGCTGGGTGCGTCCAGGTGAGCCCCGTCGTCCACCCCCACGCCCAGACGGTCCACGAGCTCTCCTCCCAGCCAGCCGGTCAGCATGGAGAGGCCGCCCCCCAGGAGCGACAGCACGATGGGGAGCGTCCCCGCCTCCATCGGGTCCCCGCCGCGCAGCAGCCAGCTCGTCGCGAACAGGGCGACCACCACCACGTTCCCCCCGCCGTGGAGCCGCCCGACCCGTTTGGCCCGCGTCCCGGCGGGGATCTTGGTCCAGTCGAGGAAGCCGAACACCGCCGCGACGAGGCCGCTGAGCACGCCCACGGCGATCAGCCAGTAGGAGATCAGCGCCCACTGGTCCCCTCCGCTCAGCACGTGCACCACGTCGAAGATCACCGCACCGGTCAGCAGCCCGAGCGGGAGGACGATCAGCATCTGGTGGACGGGGTGCCCGAGCACCTTGACCCGTGCTTCCATCTCCGCCTCCTGGTTGAGGGGATCGCCCGACGGCGAGGGACCGTGGGCCCAGAGCGGAGCACCTCAACAAATATGCCAACTTTTTGCCTGGCATATTCCCGGGGCATTTCGACGTGCCCCCGCGCACGCTTCGTGCGTTCGGGGCGGGCGGTCCCGCGGGGATCTTCCCGGCCCACATCGACTTGCGAAGGCGCACCATGGCGATCTCGCTGCGCGGCGAGCACCTGAAGCGGTACGTAGATATCGGCAGACTGCTGGTGAAGTACGGGCGCTCGGACCTGGTCCGCGACGCCGGGATGGAAGACCTCCTGCGCGAGGAGGCGGGGGTGGACGCGCCGGACGCCGCCCCCGCCGCCGCCGAGCTGTCGGAGGACCTGGAGCGGCTGGGGCCCACCTACATCAAGCTGGGCCAGCTCCTCTCCACCCGGGCGGACCTCCTCCCGCCCCCCTACATCGAGGCGCTCTCCCGGCTGCAGGACGACGTGGCGCCCTTTCCCTACGCGGAGGTGGAGCGGATCGTCACCACGGAGCTGGGGGTGCGGATGTCCAGGGCGTTCCTGGACTTCGACCCGGAGCCGCTGGCGGCCGCCTCGCTGGGCCAGGTACACCGCGCCCGCCTGCGCGACGGGACGGAGGTGGCGGTCAAGGTGCAGCGGCCCGGGATCCGGGAGCAGATCCTCACCGACCTGGACGCGCTGGGCGACATCGCCGAGTTCCTGGACCGCCACACCGAGGCGGGGCGCCGCTACGGCATGGAAGGGGTGCTCGCGGAGTTCCGGAAGACGCTCCTTTCGGAGCTGGACTACCGCGCCGAGGCGCAGAACCTCACCACCCTGGGGGAGAACCTGCGCGACTTCGAGCGGATCGCGGTCCCCGCCCCGGTGCCGGACTACACCACTTCGCGCGTGCTCACCATGGCGTACGTGCCGGGGAAGAAGGTCACCGAGCTGGGCCCCCTGGCGCGCATGGAGCTGGACGGCGGCGTGCTGGCCGCGGACCTGTTCCGCGCCTACCTCAAGCAGATCCTGGTGGACGGCTTCTTCCACGCGGACCCGCACCCCGGGAACGTGTTCATCACCCCGGACGGGCGGATCGCGCTCATCGACGTGGGGATGGTGGGGCGGGTCGCGCCGGAGATGCAGGAGCGCCTCCTCCGCATGCTCCTGGCGGTCAGCGAAGGGCGCGGGGAGGAGGCGGCGGACACGGCGCTGCGGATCGGGACCACGCGCGTGGGCATCGACGAGGACGGCTTCACCCGGGAGGTGGCGTCGCTGGTGTCCGGGATGCAGGGGGCCACGGCGCGGCAGCTCCAGGTGGGGCGGATCGTGATGGAGATGACCCGGATGGCGGCGGAGAACGGGCTCCTCCTCCCCCCGGAGCTGTCCACCCTGGGGAAGACGCTCTTCGCGCTGGACCAGGTGGGGCGCACCCTGGACCCCGAGTTCGATCCCAACGCCGCCATCCGCCGCCACGCCGCGGAGATCATGCGGCAGCGGATGCTCAAGCAGGCCTCGCCCGGGGCGATGTTCTCCACCCTGCTGGAGACCAACGAGCTGGTGCAGCGGCTCCCCGGGCGCGTCAACGCCATCCTGGACAACCTGGCCGAGAACGAGTTCCGGGTGCGGGTGGACGCCATCGACGAGACGCACCTGATGGCGGGGCTGCAGAAGATCGCCAACCGCATCACCCTGGGGCTGGTGCTGGCGGCGCTCATCATCGGCGCGGCCATGCTGATGCGGGTGGAGACGACG contains these protein-coding regions:
- a CDS encoding MSMEG_3727 family PQQ-associated protein, translating into MRPLVRFALLAALAVPLAGCEYVGLLRPSVLKQLNPRVVRLVNYFPRVDDQNEAMVARLFAHGGLSHAELGRDGVFRDVVRVPPGEYMWYPAIIVMKRGGELELDFYNEDPFSYHAAFLPNEGDRHALVLPINTRGKARIRLEQPGLYWFGCPIANHAGRGMLGLVIVEGEVPPEAKLDRPRQPRP
- a CDS encoding DUF2231 domain-containing protein, yielding MEARVKVLGHPVHQMLIVLPLGLLTGAVIFDVVHVLSGGDQWALISYWLIAVGVLSGLVAAVFGFLDWTKIPAGTRAKRVGRLHGGGNVVVVALFATSWLLRGGDPMEAGTLPIVLSLLGGGLSMLTGWLGGELVDRLGVGVDDGAHLDAPSSLSGRPAAEQAP
- a CDS encoding AarF/ABC1/UbiB kinase family protein, giving the protein MAISLRGEHLKRYVDIGRLLVKYGRSDLVRDAGMEDLLREEAGVDAPDAAPAAAELSEDLERLGPTYIKLGQLLSTRADLLPPPYIEALSRLQDDVAPFPYAEVERIVTTELGVRMSRAFLDFDPEPLAAASLGQVHRARLRDGTEVAVKVQRPGIREQILTDLDALGDIAEFLDRHTEAGRRYGMEGVLAEFRKTLLSELDYRAEAQNLTTLGENLRDFERIAVPAPVPDYTTSRVLTMAYVPGKKVTELGPLARMELDGGVLAADLFRAYLKQILVDGFFHADPHPGNVFITPDGRIALIDVGMVGRVAPEMQERLLRMLLAVSEGRGEEAADTALRIGTTRVGIDEDGFTREVASLVSGMQGATARQLQVGRIVMEMTRMAAENGLLLPPELSTLGKTLFALDQVGRTLDPEFDPNAAIRRHAAEIMRQRMLKQASPGAMFSTLLETNELVQRLPGRVNAILDNLAENEFRVRVDAIDETHLMAGLQKIANRITLGLVLAALIIGAAMLMRVETTFRIWGYPGLAMLLFLAAVVGGVLLVLNIVVYDERSGKR